One Marinibacterium anthonyi genomic region harbors:
- the catD_3 gene encoding 3-oxoadipate enol-lactonase 2, whose product MTTCPDGTVTETHGPADAPAVVLIHGLGLCREVWQWQVPALADRYRVVTYDLYGHGDSPDPPKEPSLSLFSRQLTGVLDALGIERAAIVGFSLGGMIARRVAQDAPERVSALGILHSPHRRTKAAQQAILDRVAQARREGSGSTVEAALERWFTGPCRAANPQMMDLVRRWVLANDIAVYHRNYLVLAEGIDEIVAPDPAITAPTLVVTGDEDFGNGPEMTRAIAAEIAGAEVVILKGLRHMALAEDPGAMNRPLRAFLDRVIGG is encoded by the coding sequence ATGACCACCTGTCCCGATGGAACCGTCACCGAAACCCATGGCCCCGCCGATGCGCCGGCGGTCGTGCTGATCCACGGGCTGGGGCTGTGCCGCGAGGTCTGGCAATGGCAGGTGCCGGCGCTGGCGGATCGCTACCGCGTGGTGACCTATGACCTTTACGGGCATGGCGACAGCCCGGACCCGCCAAAAGAGCCGTCGCTCAGCCTGTTTTCGCGGCAATTGACCGGCGTGCTGGATGCACTTGGGATTGAACGGGCCGCCATCGTCGGGTTCTCGCTGGGGGGGATGATCGCGCGGCGCGTGGCGCAGGATGCGCCGGAACGGGTCAGCGCGCTGGGGATTCTGCATTCACCGCATCGCCGGACAAAGGCCGCGCAGCAGGCGATCCTGGATCGGGTGGCGCAGGCGCGGCGGGAAGGATCGGGATCGACGGTCGAAGCGGCGCTGGAGCGGTGGTTCACGGGCCCCTGCCGCGCGGCGAACCCGCAGATGATGGACCTGGTGCGGCGTTGGGTTCTGGCCAATGACATCGCGGTCTATCACCGCAATTACCTGGTGCTGGCGGAGGGGATCGACGAGATCGTCGCGCCCGACCCGGCGATCACCGCGCCGACGCTGGTGGTCACCGGCGACGAGGATTTCGGCAACGGGCCCGAGATGACCCGCGCCATCGCCGCCGAGATCGCGGGGGCGGAGGTGGTGATCCTGAAGGGGCTGCGCCACATGGCGCTGGCCGAGGATCCGGGCGCGATGAACCGGCCCTTGCGGGCCTTCCTGGACAGGGTGATCGGCGGATGA
- the hsaB gene encoding Flavin-dependent monooxygenase, reductase subunit HsaB, protein MTGGILSGVRVLDLTDRLSGPYCTMMLADHGADVIRVDTTSETPRPASLNRNKKSVLLALDTPEGKDALLGLAATAHVVVESLAPGEMARLGLEYEVLAQVNPALVYGAIPPRVGPAEDPGDDRHAGMMMAFGLIAALRQSEATGKGQVVDLAGDTLQASDATTGPEGERWDIPAPLRFSQNPAPEIQGPPRIGADTDTYLSEMPPMPMSEADKRALRDAFGAFATGVTVVTTLQPDGTPRGFTANSFTSVSLDPPMVLVCVAKSALSCAIFVEAPHFAVNVLAEEQTQVSGIFASRDPDKFDRVGWDSGAAGMPVLKDTLASIVCARDRAVDAGDHVILLGRVIDHTTGTSARPLGFFKGSYFSVGVEDDLVNAATRAGAVEIGALLVRGRQLLMKLEPDGKLGLPKAPGKRPGLPALNGELEQLGMRPKLDFLYAIYRDSVTGHHGIFYHGTVAGLTPPGYRFIGLIDIPLAKVANPAERSMLSRFIDEFQHGNFGIYQGDETRGLVQRVTDRAPSKTASKPPIQT, encoded by the coding sequence ATGACGGGCGGGATCCTTTCCGGGGTGCGGGTGCTGGACCTGACCGACAGGCTGTCGGGGCCCTATTGCACGATGATGCTGGCCGATCACGGCGCGGACGTCATCCGGGTGGACACCACCAGCGAGACGCCGCGCCCGGCCAGCCTGAACCGCAACAAGAAGAGCGTCCTGCTGGCGCTGGACACGCCCGAGGGCAAGGACGCGTTGCTTGGCCTGGCCGCCACCGCCCACGTGGTGGTCGAGAGCCTTGCGCCCGGAGAGATGGCGCGGCTGGGCCTGGAATACGAGGTGCTGGCACAGGTGAACCCGGCGCTTGTCTACGGGGCCATTCCCCCGCGCGTGGGACCGGCCGAAGATCCCGGGGACGACAGGCACGCGGGCATGATGATGGCCTTTGGCCTGATCGCCGCGCTGCGCCAGTCCGAAGCCACGGGAAAGGGACAGGTTGTCGACCTGGCCGGCGACACGTTGCAGGCCAGCGACGCGACCACCGGACCGGAGGGTGAGCGATGGGACATCCCGGCCCCCCTGCGGTTCTCGCAGAACCCTGCGCCCGAGATCCAGGGCCCGCCACGGATCGGGGCCGATACCGATACCTACCTGTCGGAAATGCCGCCGATGCCGATGTCGGAGGCCGACAAGCGCGCGTTGCGCGATGCCTTCGGCGCCTTTGCCACCGGCGTGACGGTGGTGACGACGCTGCAACCCGACGGCACGCCCCGGGGGTTCACGGCGAATTCCTTCACCTCGGTGTCCCTGGATCCGCCCATGGTGCTGGTCTGCGTGGCGAAATCCGCCCTAAGCTGCGCGATCTTCGTCGAGGCGCCGCATTTCGCCGTCAACGTCCTGGCCGAGGAACAGACGCAGGTGTCGGGCATCTTTGCGTCGCGCGATCCCGACAAGTTCGACCGGGTCGGGTGGGACAGCGGGGCGGCGGGGATGCCGGTGTTGAAGGACACGCTGGCCAGCATCGTCTGCGCCCGCGACAGGGCCGTGGATGCGGGTGATCACGTGATCCTTCTGGGCCGCGTCATCGACCACACCACCGGCACCAGCGCGCGCCCGCTGGGGTTCTTCAAGGGCTCGTATTTCTCGGTCGGGGTCGAAGACGACCTGGTGAACGCCGCGACCCGGGCCGGCGCGGTCGAGATCGGCGCGCTGCTGGTGCGCGGGCGGCAATTGCTGATGAAGCTGGAACCGGACGGCAAGCTGGGCCTGCCCAAGGCACCGGGCAAGCGGCCCGGCCTGCCGGCGCTGAACGGCGAGTTGGAACAACTGGGGATGCGCCCGAAGCTGGATTTCCTGTACGCGATCTACCGCGACAGCGTGACGGGCCATCACGGCATCTTCTACCATGGCACGGTGGCGGGGCTGACGCCGCCGGGCTACCGGTTCATCGGCCTGATCGACATCCCCCTGGCCAAGGTCGCAAACCCGGCCGAACGCAGCATGCTGTCGCGGTTCATCGACGAATTCCAGCATGGCAATTTCGGCATCTACCAGGGCGACGAAACCCGCGGGCTGGTGCAGCGGGTGACCGACCGCGCGCCGTCCAAAACCGCATCCAAGCCCCCCATCCAGACATGA
- the hbpA_9 gene encoding Hemin-binding lipoprotein has product MSKLGKGAAILATAVAIACGSLAQAQGTLRVGMTAADIPLTTGQTDQGGEGMRFMGYTVYDSLIEWDLTSADKASTLVPGLATEWSVADDQLTWTFKLRDGVKFHDGSDFTAEDVVWNIDKLLDDTSEQYDPRQSAQGKSRIPAVASYKVIDPLTVEITTKEPDATLPYQMTWVLMSSRANWEAMDKDWEKVAGSPSGTGPWKLETFVPRERAELVPNKEYWDDTRIPKLDKMVLIPLPEPNARSAALLSGQVDWIEAPAPDTIPAMQANGFVISSNAYPHNWTWHLSRLEGSPWNDIRVRKAANLAIDREGMAPLLGGLMIPAKGFLPPSSNWFGNPTFDVTYDLDAAKELMTEAGYGPDNHLQVKALISPSGSGQMLPLPMNEYIQQSLAEIWIDVDFMVVEWNQMINLWRAGAADPAVEGAQSINFTYFIQDPFTGLIRHLDCNLIAPNGTNWGHYCDPEMQDLFEQIKTTFDPEEQTKVLQKTHEKFVNDALFLFVTHDVAPRAMKPSVKGFVQAQNWYQNFSGITIED; this is encoded by the coding sequence ATGTCGAAACTGGGTAAGGGCGCGGCGATCCTCGCGACGGCGGTCGCGATCGCCTGCGGCTCGCTTGCACAGGCGCAGGGCACCCTGCGCGTGGGCATGACGGCGGCCGATATTCCGCTGACCACCGGCCAGACCGACCAGGGCGGCGAAGGCATGCGGTTCATGGGCTACACCGTCTATGATTCCCTGATCGAATGGGACCTGACGAGCGCCGACAAGGCATCGACGCTGGTCCCGGGCCTGGCGACCGAATGGTCGGTGGCCGACGATCAGCTGACCTGGACGTTCAAGCTGCGCGACGGTGTGAAATTCCACGACGGGTCGGACTTTACCGCCGAAGACGTGGTGTGGAACATCGACAAGCTGCTGGACGACACATCCGAACAATACGACCCGCGCCAGTCGGCGCAGGGCAAGTCGCGCATCCCCGCCGTGGCGTCCTACAAGGTGATCGACCCGCTGACGGTGGAAATCACCACCAAGGAACCCGACGCCACCCTGCCCTACCAGATGACCTGGGTGCTGATGTCGTCGCGCGCCAACTGGGAAGCGATGGACAAGGATTGGGAAAAGGTCGCGGGTTCGCCGTCCGGCACCGGCCCCTGGAAGCTGGAAACCTTCGTGCCGCGCGAGCGCGCCGAACTGGTGCCCAACAAGGAATACTGGGATGACACCCGCATTCCGAAGCTGGACAAGATGGTGCTGATCCCGCTGCCCGAACCCAACGCCCGGTCCGCCGCGCTGCTGTCCGGCCAGGTCGACTGGATCGAGGCGCCCGCGCCCGACACCATCCCTGCGATGCAGGCCAACGGCTTCGTCATCTCGTCCAACGCCTATCCGCACAACTGGACATGGCACCTGTCGCGCCTGGAAGGATCGCCCTGGAACGACATCCGTGTGCGCAAGGCCGCCAACCTGGCCATCGACCGCGAAGGCATGGCGCCGCTGCTGGGTGGGCTGATGATCCCGGCCAAGGGCTTTCTGCCGCCGTCGTCGAACTGGTTCGGCAACCCGACCTTCGACGTGACCTACGACCTGGACGCCGCCAAGGAGCTGATGACCGAAGCCGGTTACGGCCCCGACAACCACCTGCAGGTCAAGGCGCTGATTTCGCCGTCGGGGTCGGGCCAGATGCTGCCCCTGCCGATGAACGAATACATCCAGCAAAGCCTGGCCGAGATCTGGATCGACGTCGACTTCATGGTCGTCGAGTGGAACCAGATGATCAACCTGTGGCGTGCCGGCGCGGCTGATCCCGCGGTCGAAGGCGCCCAGTCGATCAACTTTACCTACTTCATCCAGGATCCGTTCACCGGCCTGATCCGTCACCTGGACTGCAACCTGATCGCGCCCAACGGCACCAACTGGGGCCATTACTGCGATCCGGAAATGCAGGACCTGTTCGAACAGATCAAGACCACCTTCGATCCCGAAGAACAGACCAAGGTGCTGCAGAAGACGCACGAGAAGTTCGTCAACGACGCGCTGTTCCTGTTCGTCACGCATGACGTGGCGCCGCGGGCGATGAAGCCGTCGGTGAAGGGCTTTGTGCAGGCACAGAACTGGTACCAGAACTTCTCTGGCATCACGATCGAAGACTAA
- a CDS encoding ABC-transporter permease protein, whose protein sequence is MLSYLIRRIILVLPVAFGVSIICFLLVQIAPGDPLTAIMPVDATAEEQAAMRAAYGLDKPLPVQYGIWIANLAQGDMGKSIATGRPVSTEVFGAVKNSLLLAFSAAVIAFPIGIFLGFLAGYFRDTWIDRAVTAASITGVSLPNYWLGIVLVIIFSVNLGWLPSMGAGPGGSQDWHWNWLHMRHLVLPAVTLSVVPIGIVARTVRALAGDILTQDFVQALYAKGMTRMDVLWHVARNAAATALSVMGLQLGYLLGGSILIETVFNWPGSGFLLSNAIFQRDLPLLQGTILVLALLFVAMNLIVDVAQAAIDPRVQRT, encoded by the coding sequence GTGCTCAGCTATCTCATCCGCCGCATCATACTTGTGCTTCCCGTGGCCTTCGGCGTGTCGATCATCTGCTTCCTGCTGGTCCAGATCGCGCCCGGCGATCCGCTGACCGCGATCATGCCGGTCGATGCCACCGCCGAGGAACAGGCCGCCATGCGCGCCGCCTATGGCCTGGATAAACCCCTGCCCGTGCAATACGGCATCTGGATCGCGAACCTGGCCCAGGGCGACATGGGCAAGTCCATCGCCACCGGGCGCCCGGTGTCGACCGAGGTCTTCGGCGCGGTCAAGAATTCGCTTCTGCTGGCGTTCAGCGCCGCCGTGATCGCGTTTCCCATCGGGATCTTCCTGGGGTTCCTGGCCGGCTATTTCCGCGACACCTGGATCGACCGGGCCGTGACGGCCGCGTCGATAACGGGCGTGTCGTTGCCCAATTACTGGCTGGGCATCGTCCTGGTCATCATCTTTTCCGTCAACCTTGGCTGGCTGCCGTCGATGGGCGCGGGTCCCGGCGGGTCGCAGGACTGGCACTGGAACTGGCTGCACATGCGCCACCTGGTGCTGCCGGCGGTGACCCTGTCGGTGGTGCCCATCGGCATCGTGGCGCGCACGGTGCGGGCGCTGGCGGGCGATATCCTGACCCAGGATTTCGTGCAGGCGTTGTATGCCAAGGGGATGACCCGGATGGACGTGCTGTGGCACGTGGCGCGCAATGCCGCCGCCACCGCGCTGTCGGTGATGGGGCTGCAGCTGGGCTACCTGCTGGGCGGATCCATCCTGATCGAGACGGTGTTCAACTGGCCCGGATCCGGGTTCCTGTTGTCGAACGCCATCTTCCAGCGCGACCTGCCGCTGCTGCAGGGCACCATCCTGGTGCTGGCGCTGCTGTTCGTGGCGATGAACCTGATCGTCGACGTGGCCCAGGCCGCGATCGACCCGCGCGTCCAGAGGACCTGA
- a CDS encoding ABC-transporter permease protein: MALAEPDMMKDAEPAPAEKPQGYWAGVGERLVRDPLTMACLAVILALILSAIFAPWLGLQDPYKGSMIARLKPIGTPGHILGSDEQGRDMLARLIYGGRLTLFIGLVPVVLAFFIGSFLGILAGYVGGMTNTIIMRTVDVFFAFPSVLLAIAISGALGAGIVNSLVSLTIVFIPPLTRVAEAVTSGVRSLDYIDAARATGASNWTVIRVHVIGNVLSPIFVYATSLTSVCMILAAGLSFLGIGVRPPEPEWGLMLNTLRSAIYINPWLSALPGMMIFITSLCLNLLSDGLRSAMNVRD; the protein is encoded by the coding sequence ATGGCCCTTGCCGAACCCGACATGATGAAAGATGCCGAACCGGCGCCCGCCGAAAAGCCCCAGGGCTACTGGGCGGGCGTGGGCGAACGGCTGGTGCGCGACCCGCTGACCATGGCCTGCCTGGCCGTCATCCTGGCGCTGATCCTGTCGGCGATCTTTGCGCCCTGGCTGGGGCTGCAGGATCCCTACAAGGGGTCGATGATCGCCCGCCTGAAACCCATCGGCACGCCCGGCCATATCCTGGGCAGCGACGAACAGGGCCGCGACATGCTGGCCCGGCTGATCTATGGCGGGCGGCTGACGCTGTTCATCGGGCTGGTGCCGGTGGTGCTGGCCTTCTTCATCGGATCGTTCCTGGGGATCCTGGCCGGTTACGTCGGCGGCATGACCAACACGATCATCATGCGCACCGTCGATGTCTTCTTCGCCTTCCCTTCGGTGCTGCTGGCGATCGCGATTTCCGGCGCTTTGGGAGCGGGGATCGTCAATTCGCTGGTCTCGCTGACCATCGTCTTCATCCCGCCCCTGACCCGCGTCGCCGAAGCCGTGACCTCCGGCGTGCGCTCGCTCGATTACATCGATGCGGCACGCGCCACGGGGGCCAGCAACTGGACGGTGATCCGCGTCCACGTGATCGGCAACGTGCTGTCGCCGATCTTTGTCTATGCCACGTCGCTGACCAGCGTCTGCATGATCCTGGCCGCCGGCCTGTCGTTCCTTGGCATCGGCGTGCGCCCGCCGGAACCGGAATGGGGACTGATGCTGAACACGCTGCGGTCGGCCATCTACATCAACCCGTGGCTCTCGGCGCTGCCTGGCATGATGATCTTCATCACCTCGCTGTGCCTGAACCTGCTGAGCGACGGTCTGAGGAGTGCAATGAATGTCCGCGACTGA
- the oppF_9 gene encoding Stage 0 sporulation protein KE — MSATEKLGYDPLPDTGGPAQPLIKVKNLRKYFPVRGGPLGRIQAQVQAVDGVSFDVAKGETLGIVGESGCGKSTTAKLLIGLTEKDQGEIIFDGLALGERLSLKELRRGVQMVFQDSYATLNPRMTIEASVAFGARVQGLDKPEERARKLMDRVGLDPARFAHRYPHELSGGQRQRVNIARALAMSPRLVVLDEAVSALDKSVEAQVLNLLNDLRAEFGLTYIFISHDLNVVRYISDRILVMYLGEVVEVAPVASIWAEQAHPYTRSLFSAMPSMDPDNRTKEPPLAGDPPNPINPPSGCRFHTRCRFTSDVCKAKTPKLAGLSKDTRHLVACHLHDPASGHPKAGQGVPA, encoded by the coding sequence ATGTCCGCGACTGAAAAGCTGGGCTACGATCCCCTTCCCGATACCGGAGGCCCGGCGCAGCCCCTGATCAAGGTCAAGAACCTGCGCAAGTACTTTCCCGTGCGCGGCGGCCCGCTGGGCCGGATCCAGGCGCAGGTGCAGGCGGTGGACGGCGTGTCCTTCGACGTGGCCAAGGGCGAAACCCTGGGCATCGTGGGCGAATCCGGCTGCGGCAAGTCCACCACTGCCAAGCTGCTGATCGGCCTGACCGAAAAGGACCAGGGCGAGATCATCTTCGACGGTCTGGCGTTGGGCGAACGGCTGTCGCTGAAGGAACTGCGGCGCGGCGTGCAGATGGTGTTCCAGGACAGCTATGCCACGCTGAACCCGCGCATGACGATCGAGGCCAGCGTCGCCTTTGGCGCGCGCGTGCAGGGGCTGGACAAGCCCGAGGAACGGGCGCGCAAGCTGATGGACCGCGTGGGGCTGGACCCGGCGCGCTTTGCCCATCGCTATCCGCATGAACTGTCGGGCGGCCAGCGCCAGAGGGTGAACATCGCCCGCGCGCTGGCCATGTCGCCCCGCCTGGTGGTGCTGGACGAGGCCGTGTCGGCGCTGGACAAGTCGGTCGAGGCGCAGGTGCTGAACCTGCTGAACGACCTGCGCGCCGAATTCGGGCTGACCTACATCTTCATCAGCCACGACCTGAACGTGGTGCGCTATATCTCGGACCGGATCCTGGTGATGTACCTGGGCGAGGTGGTCGAGGTCGCGCCGGTGGCGTCGATCTGGGCGGAACAGGCGCATCCCTACACGCGGTCGCTGTTTTCCGCGATGCCGTCCATGGACCCCGACAACCGCACCAAGGAGCCGCCCCTTGCCGGCGATCCGCCGAACCCGATCAACCCGCCCTCGGGCTGCCGGTTCCACACGCGCTGCCGGTTCACCAGCGATGTCTGCAAGGCCAAGACGCCGAAGCTGGCCGGGCTTTCGAAGGACACCCGCCACCTGGTGGCCTGCCACCTGCACGATCCGGCATCCGGCCATCCCAAGGCCGGCCAGGGGGTGCCGGCATGA
- the oppD_13 gene encoding Stage 0 sporulation protein KD translates to MTKLLDIRNLTLRFRGKRTVHAINNVSLAMEQGETLALLGESGSGKSVTLKALLGLLPPKRTEIEGSIHVNGTDVLALKGKALQQYRGGEVSMVFQEPALALDPVFTVGRQIAESVRRHKGVSMDDAMSTALDMLDRVRIPSANRRLHNYPHELSGGMRQRVMIALALACRPRLLLADEPTTALDATVQIQILLLLRELQKEFGMGVIFVTHDIGVAVEISERVAVMYAGQIAEEGTTREIIREARHPYTQGLLAANLHDVEQGQRLNAIPGAPPALEAKPDGCSFAPRCPLALPECTAALPPVFEPAPRRRVACLRATEPVAAQ, encoded by the coding sequence ATGACCAAGCTTCTGGACATCCGCAACCTGACCCTGCGCTTTCGCGGCAAGCGGACGGTGCATGCGATCAACAACGTGTCGCTGGCGATGGAACAGGGCGAAACCCTGGCGCTGCTGGGGGAATCCGGGTCGGGCAAGTCGGTGACGCTGAAGGCGTTGCTGGGCCTTTTGCCGCCGAAACGGACCGAGATCGAAGGATCGATCCACGTCAACGGCACCGACGTTCTGGCGCTGAAGGGCAAGGCGCTGCAGCAATACCGGGGCGGCGAGGTGTCGATGGTGTTCCAGGAACCGGCGCTGGCGCTGGATCCGGTGTTCACCGTGGGCCGCCAGATCGCGGAATCGGTGCGCCGCCACAAGGGCGTCAGCATGGATGACGCGATGTCGACCGCGCTCGACATGCTGGACCGGGTGCGCATCCCCTCGGCCAACCGGCGGCTGCACAATTACCCGCACGAATTGTCGGGGGGCATGCGGCAACGGGTGATGATCGCGCTGGCGCTGGCCTGCCGGCCGCGCCTTTTGCTGGCGGACGAACCGACGACGGCGCTGGATGCCACCGTGCAGATCCAGATCCTGCTGCTGCTGCGGGAGCTGCAGAAGGAATTCGGCATGGGGGTGATCTTTGTCACCCATGACATCGGCGTGGCGGTGGAGATTTCCGAACGCGTCGCGGTCATGTACGCCGGCCAGATCGCCGAGGAAGGCACCACGCGCGAGATCATCCGCGAGGCGCGCCATCCCTATACCCAAGGATTGCTGGCGGCCAACCTGCATGACGTGGAACAGGGCCAGCGGCTGAACGCCATTCCCGGCGCGCCCCCCGCGCTGGAGGCCAAACCGGACGGCTGTTCCTTTGCCCCCCGCTGTCCGCTTGCGCTGCCCGAATGCACGGCCGCCCTGCCCCCGGTGTTCGAACCGGCGCCCCGGCGGCGCGTGGCCTGCCTGCGCGCGACGGAACCGGTTGCGGCGCAGTAG
- the ghrA_3 gene encoding Glyoxylate/hydroxypyruvate reductase A, protein MTVAVYLPRDENTRWWVEMLSGLLPGWDVRPMDQVRDPATVQYAVVWRPPVGALAGFANLKAIASIGAGIDHVLADTHLPKGVPIIRTVGDDLTQRMREYVALHVLRHHRDMPRQLQAQAERDWHAIVVPVAPHRVVGVMGLGNLGAAAARTLTGLGFATRGWSRSAKAIDGVETFSGPDGLDAFLEGCEILVNLLPLTDDTRGILNADLMAKLAPGACLINCARGAHLVDGDLLAALETGQIKQATLDVFHQEPLPQDNVFWDHPAITVTPHVASQIDAATGGRIIAANLKCFEDTGRCADIADAARGY, encoded by the coding sequence ATGACGGTCGCCGTCTACCTTCCCCGCGACGAAAACACCCGGTGGTGGGTGGAGATGCTGTCGGGGCTGCTGCCCGGCTGGGACGTCCGGCCGATGGACCAGGTCCGCGATCCGGCCACGGTGCAGTATGCCGTGGTCTGGCGCCCCCCTGTCGGGGCGCTGGCGGGGTTTGCCAACCTCAAGGCCATCGCGTCGATCGGCGCGGGGATCGACCATGTGCTGGCGGATACGCACTTGCCAAAGGGCGTGCCGATCATCCGGACCGTGGGCGACGACCTGACCCAGCGGATGCGCGAATACGTGGCGCTGCACGTGCTGCGCCATCACCGCGACATGCCCCGCCAGTTGCAGGCGCAGGCCGAACGGGACTGGCACGCCATCGTCGTGCCGGTGGCGCCGCACCGGGTGGTCGGCGTGATGGGTCTGGGCAACCTCGGCGCGGCTGCGGCGCGGACGTTGACGGGGCTGGGTTTTGCCACGCGCGGCTGGTCACGGTCGGCCAAGGCCATCGATGGGGTGGAAACGTTTTCCGGCCCCGACGGGCTGGACGCCTTCCTTGAGGGCTGCGAGATCCTGGTGAACCTGCTGCCGCTGACCGACGACACACGCGGGATCCTGAACGCGGACCTGATGGCGAAACTGGCGCCGGGCGCCTGCCTGATCAACTGCGCCCGCGGCGCGCACCTGGTGGATGGCGACCTGCTGGCGGCGCTGGAGACCGGGCAGATCAAACAGGCGACGCTGGACGTCTTTCACCAGGAGCCGCTGCCGCAGGACAATGTCTTCTGGGATCACCCGGCCATTACCGTGACCCCGCACGTGGCATCCCAGATCGACGCGGCGACCGGCGGGCGGATCATCGCGGCGAACCTGAAGTGCTTCGAGGACACCGGCAGGTGCGCCGATATCGCGGATGCGGCGCGGGGGTACTGA
- the fabG_19 gene encoding 3-oxoacyl-[acyl-carrier-protein] reductase FabG gives MTQKTLLLTGASRGIGHATVKVFQADGWRVLTVSRTAFDARCPWHAGSTDHFQGDLADPDARAALVAQVRAALGPSGLHAIVNNAGISPKGADGTRLGVADSSDTVWTQVLGVNLLGPAALMRDLLPELERARGAVVNVGSIAGKRVHPYAGVAYACSKAALEALTREAAGELGPRGVRVNMVTPGEIETEILSPGTEKMADIIPLRRLGQPDEVARVVLFLCSQQASYVNGASVDVNGGQHV, from the coding sequence ATGACCCAGAAGACATTGCTTCTGACGGGGGCCAGCCGGGGGATTGGCCATGCGACGGTCAAGGTCTTCCAGGCCGACGGCTGGCGCGTGCTGACCGTGTCGCGCACCGCTTTCGACGCGCGCTGCCCCTGGCACGCGGGATCGACCGACCATTTCCAGGGCGACCTGGCCGACCCGGACGCCCGCGCCGCGCTGGTGGCGCAGGTGCGCGCGGCATTGGGGCCGTCGGGGTTGCACGCCATCGTCAACAATGCCGGGATCTCGCCCAAGGGCGCGGACGGCACGCGCCTTGGCGTGGCCGACAGCAGCGATACGGTCTGGACCCAGGTGCTGGGCGTCAACCTTCTGGGCCCCGCCGCGCTGATGCGCGACCTGCTGCCCGAACTGGAACGGGCCAGGGGCGCGGTGGTCAACGTCGGGTCGATCGCCGGCAAGCGGGTGCATCCCTATGCCGGCGTGGCCTATGCCTGTTCCAAGGCCGCGTTGGAGGCGCTGACCCGCGAGGCCGCCGGCGAGTTGGGCCCGCGCGGCGTGCGCGTCAACATGGTCACCCCCGGCGAGATCGAGACCGAGATCCTGTCGCCCGGCACCGAGAAGATGGCCGACATCATCCCGCTGCGCCGTCTTGGCCAGCCCGACGAGGTCGCGCGCGTGGTGCTGTTCCTGTGTTCCCAACAGGCGTCCTACGTCAACGGCGCCTCGGTCGACGTCAACGGCGGGCAGCACGTCTGA